A stretch of DNA from Streptomyces gobiensis:
GCGCACGACGGGGGCGGAACGTACCGGCTCAGTGTTCCCGTGGCCGGTACGGCAACTGTGTGGCCTTACCCCGCCACGGCTCCGGCCCCGGACACGGAGGGGGCTTCGGAGGGGCTACCGGTTCGCCACACGGAAGGCAGAAGGCCCAACCCGTTTCTGGGTCCGCCTCGCACTCAGCGTGGCAGCGCGGGCACTTCTGCATTGGCGGCCTCTCAAGTCATGCCGTGATGTCGTACTCCCCGGCCTTCACGGCGTCGGCGAAGAGCGCCCACGACTCCGCTGTCATGGTAACGACGGTCTCGGGGGCGCTGGTGTCGCGCAACGCCACTACGCCGGGCACGTTGGTGGCTACCTCTGGGCAGTTGTTGACCCCGGAGCGGGGGCGGCACGCGGACACACCGACGAACTCAAACGCGGGTCGTTCAGTCATGTGCTCTTCCTTCCCTTGTTCTGCGGGGAGTCGGTCCCCGCGCCGTTGTGCGCAACCCGCCCCGATCACTCGGCCTGTCCAGGGCTTTTCGCTGATCGGGGCGGGGGCTTTTGGGTTATTCCTCACGCGCCGGAGGAGTTCGGCAAGTCGATCCGCCGTCTCCGGAGACACACAGCCCAGGTCAATGAGCTCCAGACCGAAGGCATTGAGGTCTGCGCGCAGGTAGGGGAACTGGTCTTGCACCCGGCTTCGATCAGGACGTCTCGCAGGGATGCGACGGCGTTGCGGGCGGCATACCACTCGTGGCTGTCGACCGGGGACCAGTTCGTGGCGTCCCGGGTCGGATCGGTGTCACCGGGCACGGGTCGCCCCCGGCTCAGGGTGTTCGGGACGGGCGTGCTCCTGGCCGTATCGCTCCGCACGAGCGACAAGCGAGGACGCGGCGACGAACATGGCTGCCAGAGCGGCGATCCGGGCGGGGTTGGCTTCCGGTCGGCGCATGGGCGCGCAAAGCCAGGTGTAGCGGTCTCCGCTTAGCGGCATCGGGCCGGGCACGACCACCACCGATCCCGTGGACAGGTACCGGTATTGCGGGGGCTCTTGGGTTTCACACTTGACCATCCCTCTGAATCGGCCCAGCGAATTGGAGGGCAGGAAGAACCCGACACGTCGCGATCCCCAGTCGACTGAGACCGGGCCGAGTGGCATGCATCGCCGGTCGATTTGGTCGAAGGTCTCCAGGCCGATGCGCTGTTCCAGTACGACCAAGTCGAACAGTCGGCCAGTAGGCAGGGCGTACGGGCGTCGAGGATCCTCGGCCCACTGTGCGCGGCAGTCTGCGGGATCGTCGGCAGCTGCGGACAGCCACTGCATGCCGCGTCGGGTCATCATCTGCACCAGAGCCCACCTCGTTCGGTCCACCCAGCGGCCGGGTTGTGCCGCTGTGAATCGAGCATCTGCCGTAGGCCCCTGAGCTGGGCAGATGACGACAGATGACGAGAGGCGACCCCGGCACGCTGCATCCGTCACCTCGCGTCACCCCACAACGGGCTGCCGGAATCGTTTGATCGGTTTCCGCGCGAGTTGCCGACTCCGTACAGTCATCAGAGACGGAGAACCGCCCGATGCCGGGGCAGGGGTGAGGACGACGAAGCCGGTACAGATGAGGGGCTCACAGCTTCGAGATGCCCGCAAGGAACTTGGCTGGGGACAGTTACGTCTCGTGAGCGAACTTCGCCGGGTGGCCGTGCAGCGAGGCGAATCGCTGCCAGCCGATGCCAGCGTGAAGCGGCGCATTGCGAGTTGGGAGAACGGGCACAGCACGCCGGATGAGTTCTATGGCGGTCTGCTCGCCACCGCACTCGGCAGGAGCCCTGCGGAATTGGGCCTTGCGATGGAGAGTGACGGACAACAACCACTGTCTCCTGGCTATCCAGCAAGTCCAGAAGCGGCGGTCACCACCGTTGAGCAGTTGTGGCGCGCGGACCTACGTGACTACGAGTCCTTGATGGATTCGGAACCGTCCGAGCCGGCTTGGGACGAAGCATCGGTTCGATGGCTGGTAGCGCCAGAACCCGCACCCATGCCAAGCCAGGGGGGTGCAGGTCCACGCGTAGGGCTGGCCGACGTGGCAACCGTCAAGACGACGAGCGACATGTTCGCGCAGCTCGATGACCGGTTCGGTGGTGAGCATGCGCGGCACGCACTCATCCAGTACCTGAGCAGGCACGTGGCCACGCTGCTCGCTGGCCAGTACACCGAGTCGGTAGGCAGAGCACTCCTTGCCACGGTTGCCGAGTCGACCTTGCTCGCCGCATGGATGTCGTACGACTCCGGGCATCATGGACTGGCCCAGCGGTACTTCATCCAGGCGTTGCGTCTGGCTCAGGACGGCGGGGACCGTCGACTTGCCGGAAGCATCCTGTCGGCCATGAGCCACCAGGCCACGTTCCTGGGACGCTTCGACCACGCCGCCACGCTGGCCCGAGCTGCCCGAATGGGGATCTCAGGGGTGGCGACGCCGACCCTCAACGCTCAGTTCCATGCGATGGAGGCCCGCGCGCTGGCCCGCACCGGTGACAACCGGGCGTGCGAGCTGGCGTTGTCGGAAGCTACGCGAGCGCTGGATGGTCGCAACAGTGGCGACGAGCCGGAGTGGATCACGTACTTCGATGATGCGGAGTGCGCCGCTGAGGCCGCACACTGCTTCCGGGACGTCGATCACGCCCGCCGGGCCGTCGAGCACGCGGAGAACGCCATGAGCGGGACCCACGTCCGCAGCGACTTCTTCGCCACCGTCGTACTCGCTGATGCTCACGTCCGAGCTGGTGATCTCGAAGAGGGGTGCCGGGTGGCACTCGATGCTCTTGACCTCGGTGCTCAGCTCAAGTCGGCCCGCTGCGTCAGCTACCTTGCCGAGTTCCGCCAGCGTCTCGTAGCGGTAGGGCAGTCGTCCGTGCTGGACGACTTCCAAGAGCAGGCGGGGGAGCATCGCATGTGGCTCGCGGCCGAACATCGAGCGGAGCGGTAGCTGCTCTCAGAACGGTTGCCAGTCGCGCCGACTGCCATCTGTCCGCAGCGCGCGAAGGCGGCGGGAGAACTCCTCCGCCGAGCGGGGATCAGTCGTGACCTTGTGGCCGAGCCAGATGGTCATCATCAGTTCGCGCAGCTCAGCCAAGGCTGGGTATCCGGGCCAGTTCATGAGGTCGAAGCCGTAGTGGAAGACGAAGGACTCGTACTCCGTTCGGGTGTGCCAGCCGAAGCGGTCGTAGTAGAGCGCGGTCAGCACGAGGTCCCACTCGCGCTGGGCCAGCGCGAAGCCGTCCAGGTCGATGAGGATGGCTCGGCCGCTGTGGTCCCGGATGGCGTTGCCGACGTTCGCATCACCGTGCGTTATGCCGAACGGTAGGACGAAGTCGAGCTTGTCGTACGCCTTGAGCAGGTCGGATGCCCGCTGTTCCAGGAACGTGCGATCGTCCGCAGAGACGCCGTCGAGGCCGCGAAGTGACCGCCACGTCTTGGCGGCGGGGTCGAAGTACGGAAGGCCCAGCGACTCCGGTCCCTCCAGCCAGTGCAAGCGCCGTAGAAGGTCGGCCAGTTCATCAAGGCTGGCGTACTCGCCCCGGTCCTGCGCGTTCTCCCAGAAGGTGACGACGCGCCCGCCAACGAGTAGGGGCTGTTTGACGTCCGGCAGGACGCGCATGGCGGGGAAGCTCTCAGCGGCGAGCCAGCGCGCCACCCGTACGGCACGGTCCATCTGGTCACGTACGGCGGGGTCACGGGCGATGCGCACGACAACGGGGGAGGAGGCGAGCCGATATACCGCGTTCGATCCGAGCCGCAGCAGTTCGGCGCCGGTAGGGTCGAGGCTGGCTGAGCGACACGCTTCTGTCAGCACCGCTCCTGCGCTCTCAGCCGTGAACCCTGTTGTGCTGTCACGTTCCTCATCGCTCCGGGCCATGTCATCGACGCTACCGCCCGGCAGCGGCGCCCCGACGGGCGGTCTACGTGGCGATGGCCTGATGATCACGCGCGCCTGGCGTGGCGGCTTAACACCCAGGTCAGCGCACACACGCGCACTGGGCCTCCAGCGGTTGGCGATCTTGTCTCGTTAGCGGAGTATCAGCGGTAGCATAGACAGCATGAGTGAGCCTACTCAGAAATACTCGATCACCATGCCCCGTGACATCGCGGAAGCCGCTCGCGCCCGTAGCGGTCCCTCCGGGCTGTCCGCGTACGTCGCTGCGGCCGTCGCCCGGCAGATCGAGCGGGACAATCTCAACGAGCTCATCGCAGTCGCCGAGGCCGAGCATGGACCCATCACTGAAGAAGAGATCCAGGCCAGGCGTGAGCAGCTTCAGCGTGCCCGCGAGCAGCAGCGGCCCTCCGGGACGAGCGCCGCGTGACACGCTCCACCGCCGTACCGGGCGGCACGCTGGTCCTCGATAGCGAGGGGCTGGCCAAGGCCGTACTGCGCGACCGTGAGGTCACCGGGTGGCTCGCCCTGGCCCGGGCGGACGACGCACGCGTTGTCACCAGCGCGGCCACCCTCGTCGAGGTGATCCACCCAAGGATCAAACGCCCGGCTCTCGAATGGACTCTGTCCCGTATTGTCGTCGAGCCGGTTACGGAGTCCATCGCCCGCCACGCGGCGGCACT
This window harbors:
- a CDS encoding DUF397 domain-containing protein, with amino-acid sequence MTERPAFEFVGVSACRPRSGVNNCPEVATNVPGVVALRDTSAPETVVTMTAESWALFADAVKAGEYDITA
- a CDS encoding bifunctional DNA primase/polymerase encodes the protein MMTRRGMQWLSAAADDPADCRAQWAEDPRRPYALPTGRLFDLVVLEQRIGLETFDQIDRRCMPLGPVSVDWGSRRVGFFLPSNSLGRFRGMVKCETQEPPQYRYLSTGSVVVVPGPMPLSGDRYTWLCAPMRRPEANPARIAALAAMFVAASSLVARAERYGQEHARPEHPEPGATRAR
- a CDS encoding aminoglycoside phosphotransferase family protein; this translates as MARSDEERDSTTGFTAESAGAVLTEACRSASLDPTGAELLRLGSNAVYRLASSPVVVRIARDPAVRDQMDRAVRVARWLAAESFPAMRVLPDVKQPLLVGGRVVTFWENAQDRGEYASLDELADLLRRLHWLEGPESLGLPYFDPAAKTWRSLRGLDGVSADDRTFLEQRASDLLKAYDKLDFVLPFGITHGDANVGNAIRDHSGRAILIDLDGFALAQREWDLVLTALYYDRFGWHTRTEYESFVFHYGFDLMNWPGYPALAELRELMMTIWLGHKVTTDPRSAEEFSRRLRALRTDGSRRDWQPF
- a CDS encoding CopG family transcriptional regulator, which translates into the protein MSEPTQKYSITMPRDIAEAARARSGPSGLSAYVAAAVARQIERDNLNELIAVAEAEHGPITEEEIQARREQLQRAREQQRPSGTSAA
- a CDS encoding type II toxin-antitoxin system VapC family toxin translates to MTRSTAVPGGTLVLDSEGLAKAVLRDREVTGWLALARADDARVVTSAATLVEVIHPRIKRPALEWTLSRIVVEPVTESIARHAAALLADAALHGHKYAIDAMLCATALAAPGPVTVLTSDPEDLTTLCGGLITVIKT